The sequence caattaacccttaaaattttctttagcttttcaattaagcccctaactatttaatttgggccaaattacaattattgaaaatatataattacatatttaacattgcttttaaatgtaaaattactaaaaagctattgccgacatatttaattacaaaaataccaaacatacaaatttttattaaaatcccatattaataaaattatatttttaactcttattccaaaataaatttctaatttaatcctaacacaactaatttaattaaccaatttgctaaatattttccaattaaaattaataccattagctaattaaaataccatttccctaataattcttttataaaatatcatttactaattttttcataactttcaattatagaaagtaatttatatattcatattgggaaaaaattgaatgacaaaaaatataattcattttccaaagaatttacttaattaattttttaaaaatcaaacaaattagacatacaaaataattccatttaaatcattccaattaaattaaataaaaataaaataaaattaatttaaataaaaactcatttattaattattactaatatcattactattaaagaaaaattctggATATTacattatcttttattaattaagattacatgtcagtaaaaaaaaagaatctcaTAATACAATTTTATAAGTCAAAATGACACATTatcaaatgataaaaatatatcaaagtccaaatataaaaatgtattgatgatacatgtatatattttaagttgaccaaaattttaaattcaaatctttttctcttcatttCTACTTAAAAAAGTCAAGTGTGAATGTGATTAACCGAATAATTCAACAGGCAATGCAGCGACCCGGTATCCTTCATACCCCTATTATTTTCCCATCATAATCATGACATAAGCTAAGAGCCAACTCTGATTTTataatctaaaagaaaaataataataataataataatttataatatattaaatctgATTTCTGCACCTCTTTTATACAAAAGTTACATTTTGACCCCCGCGATTACCAGTGGGCCAAAGAAAACAATTGTATCATTTGATCGCAAAACTGAatccaaatttaattttctctcgCTTTCTCCCCTATATTAACATTAACATCAATCTCTCTTTCTCTACTTCTATTTGACCATCTCTAActaatttcaaaagaaaaagaaaatagaaccGAGCCAGCACATGACCTTGATGAGGTACGGCTTCTCTCTCTCCTTCTCTATCTCTCTGAATCCCACATCccttattattaataacatcaGTGGAAATGTTAAAAATGGCAGATCCGGATCGAATTGAAAAgaggaagagaaagaagagaaagaagatgagTGAGAGCCAGAGGTTCCAGCTTGGAACTGTTGGTGCTTTGAGTTTATCTGTGGTTTCTTCTGTCTCTATCGTTATTTGCAATAAAGCCCTCATTAGTACCCTCGGTTTCACTTTCGGTCagtgtttatttatttgtttttatttaactcTGATTGATTGATAGATCAGTCAAattgtaatgtattttttttagatttaagatcTAATCTGTATGTTCGTTTTAGATCTAATGCTAATTTGCTATGCAAATCACTGTTGGTCTGGTAAAATAAAAGGGGTTAGGTTTATGGGATTATTATTGTTTGTATGGATGAATCAAACTTTGTAATTTCAATGTAAATTGAAGAATGACGGTCATGGTGCTACTGGTAGTTAAATTCTTGATAACTAAATCTTGAGATCATGGAAGAACTAAACAAGTAgcatcttaattttaatttggataTGTATtggttaatttctttttgttcccTAAATTTGATGCTTATATTAATATGTGGTTACGGATCCATACAGCGACAACATTGACAAGCTGGCATCTGCTGGTGACATTTTGTTCACTTCATGTGGCATTATGGATGAAAATGTTTGAACACAAGCCTTTTGATGCAAGAGCTGTTATGGGATTTGGCATTTTAAATGGAATTTCCATTGGCCTTTTGAATCTTAGCTTGGGTTTCAATTCTGTTGGTTTCTACCAGGTATACCAAATACAACCCGTATCTTCTTATAAACAATTAAAGCAATATAACAAGGAGGCATGTTGCTTGTGTTTTCTCAAACTGTAAAACAAGCACATATTTCTTGCTTGTGTTCTGTGAAATTGTAAAACAAGCACATGGTAAGTGTTTTGTGAAACTGTAAAAGAAGCATAATGTATATGCCTGTGATTTAAAGGACGTCGGGTggctctttcttcttcctatATTATGCCTGGTCTAAATGGACAATCAAACTATCAAGTAAAAAAGGCATCCTTTGACTTGAGCAATGTCTTAACTTATTCATATCAAGTAAAGCCGTCTTTTTCAGAAGAATCATAGTGTCATATCAAAGAGACAATTTTTTGTTCAAATTAATCATTATCCTGATATTTTTGCTTCAGAAAAACCTTTTAGGAGTACTATATTCtgaaatttatttctcatatgTAGATGACAAAATTGGCGATTATCCCATGTACTGTTCTTTTGGAGACACTTTTCTTCAGGAAGAAATTCAGGTATCTCGTAATCATGCTTTTCTGCTTGATGTGATTAgcttttttttcatttactGGTGTCAGTATCTGTGGTTAAGTGTAGCTCTTGGACATATAGATACTTTAGTGGACAGTTGTTTTTAATAGGTTTGAAATGGTTATTAATACTTaaccagaaaaagaaaataaataaagaaccaAATTGCTTAAAGGCATCTGGGCATGTGCCGCTGATAGGAAGCATTACCAAATTCCTCCTGCCATTTTGTTCCATAGAATGTGAAACTTCTCATGTGACTTCCATTTGACATTAtgtaaatattctttttcatgcttgtttactttgaaaaatgaTGTGTTTATAGTTGAAAAGTTGTCATGGTTTATCACAGACAATATTGTTACAGCCCATTTTTCTTGGGTATTGATCTTTGTATTTGTGCATGTTCAGTCTCGATGAAATATGAACTCATATTGTGCATGCCTACGCCATAGACCTATTGATATTTTCACGCATATATTATCTTCAAAATGCTTtccatttaattaaatttgctACTTTTAAGTTCTTAAAATTCATACTATTCTGTTGGTTAATCAGGGAAAGTTTTATCTAGCTGTTCAACCAGATATGTGCTGATTCTTCTTGCATAATTGCAGTCGGAATATCCAGTTTTCATTGACAATCCTTCTCCTGGGTGTTGGCATTGCAACTGTGACTGATCTTCAGCTTAATGTCCTCGGCTCTGTCTTGTCTCTTCTCGCTGTTGTTACAACCTGCATTGCCCAGATTGTATCCTTATTAAAATACACACTTGTTTCTATGCATTTTTACATGTCTgtttgtcaaaaaaaaaaagaaaaagctaagCAAAAAGATGGACAACTCTCATCCTGTAGGTCAACTTTTCTTCCATGATGGTAAAGTGTTTATTTGTTTACTCGTTTCTTTCTTCCTGCCACTTCTAGTGAAGTTGTAAAATCTTAAccagtttaattttagatgaCCAATACCATCCAGAAGAAATTCAAAGTCTCTTCTACTCAACTTTTATATCAGTCATGCCCCTATCAGGCGATAACTTTGTTCATAATTGGACCATTTCTGGATGGATTATTGACTAATCTAAATGTTTTTGCTTTCAAGTACACCCCTCAAGTGCTGGTGAGAATTCAGGATCTCTAAACTTTAACCcctattttctctaattgctTGCTTATAAtatactcttttctttttttgcattATATGGTGGCAGTTCTTCATTGTTCTGTCGTGCCTGATATCTGTCTCTGTGAACTTCAGTACATTTCTGGTAATTGGAAAGACATCTCCCGTTACTTATCAGGTCCTAGGCCATTTGAAAACATGCCTAGTTTTGGCCTTTGGCTATGTTCTGCTTCGCGACCCTTTTAGTTGGCGCAACATTTTAGGGATCCTTATTGCAGTTATTGGTATGGTACTATATTCTTATTGTTGCAGTGTTGAGAACCAGCAGAAGGCTAGTGAAACATCAGTGAAATTACCAGAGGTAAttcactttctttcttcatattaTGTTGACATAGATTATATATTTTGGAATTTGATTGCACCTGGGTTGCCTTGAGAACCCTACTCATCTTGTTGCTATCATACTTCAATGCGGTTTCATACCCTCGATTTGCATGGTTTCAGGTCAAGGAAGGTGAATCTGATCCTTTGATTGGTGTGGAAAATGGAAGCGGGATTTTAGCTGATGGTGTTGTGCCAAAAGCTCCTGTATGGAATTCAAACAAGGATCTTCACGCATAAAGACCCCAGATTGTATGAATTCATTGACCCTAGATATATTAGTTGGTTAAACTGTTTCAGCGATGAAGATGTTGCTGGCATAGGGTCCGTGTATCGCATAGCTAATCGGTATTCTGAGATTATTACTTATTTTACATTAGATTAAAAGTTGGAAGGAAATTATCCTCTTATATATAGCATTTTTGGTTACTAGTTTTGTATGAATCAGGCATGGCAACGGGACAATACCAGAATTTTATTCGTTAAATGTATACCTTTTTGTTCCAAAATACTCTTTCTGTAGTTATTCTTGTGCCAATATGTGAACAATGAGAAGGCTTCTGGTCCTTGAACATGTTTACATGGCAGCACAGCACCTACTTCCATTAATGCATATGAAACTCTGAAGAACACATGCATTGAATTTTATCCCCATattactctttttttatttgcaaaCTGATGTTGCGAGGCATTAGAGATGCATTTGTTATTTACTAGTATTGTTCGTCGTGCCCGCACTTAAATAGTCATGcccataaattattattataaaaatatatgaaataaaacctccatgttaataaaagaaaatataaaaaattcaatattttaatttttacttttataatataatatttttaatagttatattattataattaaataaaaaaatgtattaagaatatatatatgaaattatgacAATATTAGGATTGAAATAGATTAATcactaattagttttattataattaaaaaattaattactaattaattctattagaattAGGAGATTAAtcacaaattaattataaaaattatgaataaattaatatatatagaattaatgaaggttaaaattagtaattactaattaattatcagaGTATTTTGTCAGTTTAAAGATTCTTCTCTCCATGCTTACTCACATGTATTGTAtgtgaattttaattatttgactcattataatttaaaataaaataatatatatttttaaatttatcactATAAATATGTCTAGTGTTAAGATAATGGcgaaattctttttaatagtaagttcatttttaaatgtatctattttatttataaaatttacatttgattatttatatagctatcaataataaatttaatatattgttaaaaaaatcaagattAACATATGTTGTAAAAgtatagtattttaattaaagaattatataataatagtagtTTTAATAAGGTAAAATATAGCAGATACTCTCTAGTATGAATCactcttttcctttcttactttaaaaaattattataaaattataaaaattaaatcttttaattctaatattagaCATATGATAGTATcactatttaaaataagtacTGATAATTTACTATTCAAGAAttctaaaatgtaaaaaaattatctaaattattatgaaaattttacaaaatttgtatgtttattACTTTGAAGGTATTGTTAAAGCTTAATgattagttaataatttattattttagatgaCATGTATTATTCATGGCACTGTATACAACATACTCATAGTCCACTAAAAAGTGTCAAATCTTGTCAGACTtgacaaatttaaataataattaaaaaataaaattatattgataatagttaataatatctttattaaaataataaccgtcattcaataattaacattattatttctactcaattttttatacaactcatttaaatttaattttatatgaattttaatataatcatcGGAGTGTATATGAGATTTCAAagtaacttttttttctttgatttggttGAGTTTTGTAACTTCTATTCACTATTTTCAATCAGGATATAAggtaattatttaaaaaataaacttttaccTATAAGGACTCTAATTGGATCTTATAATAGGAATATTCTATATTAATAGTTAATCTTATTGTTACAATCATCATGAAATATGTTTGGGCATCCACTTAATTGATCATTTCTTAAGTTTAAAGTCCAAATTTTAGACGTTTAAAACATTATTATAATCAAAACTTAGATGTTAAAAAATGCATTAAGAACaaaatgatgattattattataagaagAGTGTCAGCCATTATGTTAATCAAACTCAATGAAGCATATGGAGAACCGCTCCCATTTCAATTTGTAGAgtacaataaattattataaatgaaaagattATGTAAAAGGAGCCCAATATACAATTTTAAACTTGATAAACCCAATTGTATAAAGaattagatatatataaatatatacaacaCTCAgtattcttgtttttctttttttctttttcctttttaaagcaacatattcaaattaatatttgtatgaagaaaaaatatttaaaactataaacaTTGGTCCATTTCAATTTGTAGAGCATGTATATGTTTTTCagataaatttaattgatgaataccgcattatattttcttatactttttttttaattttgtagaGTATGTATATGTGTATCAGATCAAGATCGTagtcttttttcttatattctttaatttagatttattatctttttgaaattctattttataatcaacATTGGAAATCCTAAGAAACTTGAACTTctagaattatttatattatttattaattttgattaataaaagactaaattaatttaattaattaaataatcaataagactcttttagtaaatttatctGTCACCTTTCTTTacacttttatatatgttaaaattataGATATGGAGCTCATTCacacttttatatatgtgaAGTTTATAGATATGAAGAAAATGTAATAGGTTAGAGAATTGGTAAAATCTGTCTCTAAGCTCTTGAACTTTGCCTGTTGTTTTGGACTTGAGCTCCTTAGTTTATTTGGTATAACTGGGTTTCAGCAAGCAATTGAGGCTTATACTCACATGAATTGTTGATTGTcttcaatttttcattaaacaaatgaataaagaaataCTAAAACACACATTTATATATTAGTAATTTGCTTTAATACCAGACATAAACAAAGACATGAATGATCTTGCTAAGCAGCAACGTTCTAAAGGATTTAATAAGACAAtctattttgatatgtatatCTATAGATccctaatttatatttattaaataataaaaaatggcaAAATCTTTACCAAAACTTGGTTCATGTAGGAATGTCTATATTAGTTCTAGGTtcaaattatgtatatatatttaggagctttaattgtatattttatacacATAATATGTGAGAATATGTGTTTATTACTTTACTTTAGTTTTATTGTCTAGTTTTATGTATCATTAGCCAAACAGGAAAAATATGAGCTAAATACTAATAAATGTGCTTAAATAGGACTGCTACTGCTAAGATCCAAAATTATAGACGTGTGAATTACCATTTTTACAAGCCTAgaggattaattaagttttttttttttataattatggatAATTGTTAGTTATTTACTTAAGTTAGGATAGTTAAGAGTTGTAGAAGATAATTCTTAGAAATTTTGTATTTGGAGGAGGATTTTGCAAGAGAAATCACTACCAGTATTGGAGATCagatacataatatatatacattcaTAGTCTACATCTATCCattatttctctctttgcaattcTCTCTACAGTTCATCTTCCACAAATATTTAGTTCttagttttcattgttcttttaagaTCTAAAAAGCTTTTCAAAAAGTGAAGAGTGAGGATTAATTATCTTTCTCCTTAGAGGATTCTGGAATTCAAGggagcttttattttttattttgttatcatgtctttttatttaattacaataactattggattaaatatgtcagACTAGTTTTTTTAAGTGTTTAATTTAgcatttttacttttgtatgaaccttgttatatttttatttaaataagtagtttctttaccttcatatctttattagtttcaattattattgttagttgaccatcatatcaatttaataataatacttgctatgaaaatatttaggttgaatgtattagaaaaattatctttaCTTCAATCTATGTTGATAGAAGAAATTTTAGTTGCATAATTAGTTTGGgtaattgaagaaaaatgcacatcaccatctcatttatTAGAATCTAAGCTTAAGGGTTAACaagaaaattactaaataaatgaCTAGGCTAAATATTGTCTGTTAGGttttttctaatctctattATCTAggcttatatatttaataataattatattaatagttattttatttgtggGCTTATTTAAGATAATTCATTTATGTAGAGCCCACAGACTTCTGAATTTTGGTGTGAGTTAAATGGATGGATATTGTTTTCTAACCTATATAGCTTTCATGGAATCCTATTAGGTTAGTATATAAAGACTCCTAGGTTATATTTCCTAATACATCAAATTGTACGACAACTTCTATTCTCTACCCATTAGAGACAGAAGGCAAGAAACTCTAAAGAATTCAGAGGTTTGACAGAGGAAAGAAATATTTGTTGATTCAAGCAGTCGTTCATCATCCATTCCGTAAAAGATTTGATTGTTATAATGCAGCCAAGTATTTATGGTTAAACTTCCTTAATAGTTATGACATGATAGTTTTGGATATTAAAACTTGATGATCAATATAGAATTTGATATCTATGATTTGTATGTGTTTTCATGGGTTATTCATTGATCATTATTATAGATAATATAGTCTAATGAGTATTCATTGATCATTCTTTTTTACTTGAATCTCTTTAGGAAGAAGAATTAAAGACTGCAATACATATTCTTAATAGAGTACCCAACAAAGCAGTAGCTAAAACTCCATATGAATTATGGACTGGCAAAAAGTCCAGTATAAAGCACTTACACATTTAAGGATGTCCAGGTGAAGCAAGACCTTATAGGcctaatgaaaataaattggaCTGTAAAACAATTATTTGCTACTTTACGAGATATGCAGAATGCTCTCGAGGATTTAAGTCTTATGATCTCACTACCCGATCTTTCTTTGAGATGATAAATGTGAGATTTCTTGAGGATGTAGAGTTTGTGGAGGAAGGATCAAGGAATGTCTGTTTTGatgaaaaaattatctttaaagAAGAGAAATTTATTTCACTTcccaatattattattgatattgatgaGGCAACCAAGAAATTCCTTACTAAAAATCTTGAGATGAAGGACCTTGGGGACGCCTCTTTTGTGTTGGGCATACAAATACATGAGAACACTCTCAATATATTCTTGATTTATCACAAAAGGGCTATATTGAAAAGATGCTAAGTAGATTTGACATGCAAGATTGCTTTTCAGGAGATACACATGTAAGTAAAGGAGATAAGTTCACTCTCAAGCAGTGCCTCAAAAGTGGCCTTGAAATAAAGGAGATACAAAAGATTCCTTATGCCTCGACAATTGGAAGTCTAATGTATGCTCAAGTTTGTACTCGTCCTGATATAACATTTACAATGGGACTGTGGCCAAATACCTAAGTAACTTAGGAATGGATCATTGGAAAGCAGCTAAAAGGGAACAAAGGACTTCATGCTAACATATAAAAGATCATACAGTTTGGAGATTATTGGGTATTCTGATTCCGATTTTGCGGGATGCCAAGATAGTAAACGATTCACTTTAGGCTATGTTTTCTTATTGGCTAGAGGAGCTATATCTTGAAAAAGTGTCAAAGAGACACTTATAGCTTCTTCAAACATGGTTGTAGAGTTCATAACTTGTTTTGAGGCATCTAATCATGGGATGTGGCTGTGAAATTTTGTCACAGGCTATATGTAGTTAATGGCATTGAAAGGCCATTAAGGTTATTATATGACAATAAATCTGCAGTTTTATAttccaataataatagaagcTCTGTAAAGTcaaaatatattgatatcaAGTTTCTGCCTGTTAAAGAGAGAGTTCGAAGTGGTGAAATTTGTATAGAATATATAGGGACAAACTCCATGATAGCGGATCTGTTGACTAAGAGATTGCCACCTAAGGCCTTTCATGAGCATACTGCTTATATATGTGTAGGCATATTTAGTGGTACCCTGATTTAAATAGGAGTTTTACTTTTGGATGTTCTGTGGATTGATACATGTTTACATggttatatttatacataataaagtttatgattcatttcatttttataccTCTGAATTTGATTGTGATTGTGGATTGATCTCTCTAAAGAACAAAGTAGAACATGTTAGAAATAGCATGTTTTGAGATCACATTGCATGTAATTTCCATGCCACTCATCCATACTTGATCTATGttattgaatatattaatatggtGAGCATGGAAGGTTTAGTCATGCATGTATGTGATGAAAGCCACCATGATCTcatattgatataaaaaatggACTAGATTGTACCTAAGGGGAAGTTCAAAGAAATAGCAAGACAGTATACAcataaagaattttttatgatataattGTTCCAGGTTTCATATGTAGCCCAAGTAGGAGATcattaggtttttttttttaatctctatTATGAGGTTTTTCTTAATCTCTATTATGTGGCTTACATATTTAacaacaattatattaatagctATTTTATTAGTGGTGACTTATTTAAAGTGATTCATTTATGTAGTGTTAGATGTATGTCCTAAAAGCTAATTGGACTTTTGCTTTTTGGTTCATACATTGTGATATTATTTTGTAatgaatatcattttattaatggcAGTTGTCTATCATTTGTTTTtctagtaatataattattgaatgagtccaataatatttattaaagactcCATTCTCAAGAGTTGAGAATATGAGTGACAGATTatctttagaataaatattataaaatagttcttGGTTGTATGATTAAATATTGGACATCTTTAATATGGAAGACCAACATAATATGTTTAGCCCTATGATTAGTATGAGATACTAATATACATAGGATGGCGAGTCTCATGCAATTTAGTATAAGTTACTAAGTTAATTATTATGGGTCACTTGTGAGACGAGGTGGATTGAACATGACTTGAAGAAATAATGAATCACATGGATGATTTACTTAAGTCATTGattcattattaagttatgatGATGTAACTAATCCTCAGACCTGAGGTGACAGAGTTGTCTCATGAATATGTAATTGGAATTTGCTTATGCTTTAGGTGTTCGTTCATACCTAGAATGGGTACTTGTAGATAGTGGCTCTAGTTGCATATGCATGGAGGCACGTGTCATCATCAAAAGAGTTTGTAATGACATGTATTTGTATAGcagcttgacacgtgtcatcataaaagagttttataatgacacgtgtcatgaaagtagcttgacacgtgtcatcataaaaaggtttatgatgacatgtgttagGAAAGCAGCTTAACACGTGTTATCACAAAaagggttttatgatgacatgtgctAAGTAGtttgacacgtgtcatcaccaaaagagttttatgatgacatgtgttaagAAAGTAGCTTGACATGTGGTGTCAATATAGCTTGAAacgtgtcatcacaaaagagttttaagATGACATGTGTTAAGAAAGCAGCTTGACACGTGGTGTCAATATAGCTTGACACGTATCATCATAAAAAAGTGTTATGATGACAGGTGTCAATActgcttgacacatgtcatcacaaaagagttttttAATGACATGTGTTTATACAACTATATTAAGGATTATGAATCCTTAACACTATATAAGAGAGTTTCTTACTCCTATTATCATAATAAGGAGCAGAGAGATA is a genomic window of Ricinus communis isolate WT05 ecotype wild-type chromosome 2, ASM1957865v1, whole genome shotgun sequence containing:
- the LOC8274308 gene encoding UDP-xylose transporter 3 — translated: MSESQRFQLGTVGALSLSVVSSVSIVICNKALISTLGFTFATTLTSWHLLVTFCSLHVALWMKMFEHKPFDARAVMGFGILNGISIGLLNLSLGFNSVGFYQMTKLAIIPCTVLLETLFFRKKFSRNIQFSLTILLLGVGIATVTDLQLNVLGSVLSLLAVVTTCIAQIMTNTIQKKFKVSSTQLLYQSCPYQAITLFIIGPFLDGLLTNLNVFAFKYTPQVLFFIVLSCLISVSVNFSTFLVIGKTSPVTYQVLGHLKTCLVLAFGYVLLRDPFSWRNILGILIAVIGMVLYSYCCSVENQQKASETSVKLPEVKEGESDPLIGVENGSGILADGVVPKAPVWNSNKDLHA